One part of the Corynebacterium sp. CNCTC7651 genome encodes these proteins:
- a CDS encoding alpha/beta fold hydrolase, with the protein MTTLAVNEYGTPQGETVVLLSSIGTTHEAWSKVIPALEHDYRVITVDHRGHGASEVAPIEPGSATVKDLCDDILQALDGVGVDRFAVVGLSLGGALAQYLAATSGRVTKAVFACTATYLGGEEKWSERTATARGKGMDAMADGFVENWFTEGYREAQPEEVRRIRDMAAGVDAEGYAQCGDALAKWDFADQLDQITCPVCTIAGAQDPGTPPEELAKIAAGVAGPVESHVIDPGSHQLAVERPEEFIRVLTQFLGD; encoded by the coding sequence ATGACCACGCTTGCAGTCAATGAATACGGCACCCCGCAGGGGGAGACAGTAGTCCTTTTGAGCTCCATCGGTACCACGCACGAGGCATGGAGCAAGGTGATCCCCGCCCTCGAGCACGACTACCGGGTGATCACCGTGGACCACCGCGGGCACGGGGCATCCGAGGTCGCCCCGATCGAGCCCGGCTCGGCCACGGTCAAGGATCTTTGCGACGATATCCTCCAAGCCCTCGACGGTGTCGGCGTGGACCGCTTCGCCGTCGTCGGCCTCTCCCTGGGCGGCGCGCTTGCGCAGTACCTGGCCGCCACGTCCGGACGCGTCACCAAGGCAGTGTTCGCCTGCACCGCCACCTACCTCGGCGGCGAGGAGAAGTGGTCGGAGCGCACCGCAACCGCCCGCGGCAAGGGCATGGATGCAATGGCGGACGGCTTTGTGGAGAACTGGTTCACCGAGGGCTACCGCGAGGCGCAGCCGGAGGAGGTGCGCCGCATCCGCGACATGGCCGCCGGCGTTGATGCGGAGGGGTACGCGCAGTGCGGCGATGCACTTGCCAAGTGGGATTTCGCTGACCAGCTGGACCAGATCACCTGCCCGGTGTGCACCATCGCGGGTGCCCAGGATCCGGGCACGCCGCCGGAGGAGTTGGCCAAGATCGCGGCGGGTGTCGCGGGCCCTGTGGAGTCGCACGTCATCGACCCCGGCTCCCACCAGCTGGCGGTTGAGCGTCCGGAGGAATTCATCCGGGTCCTGACACAGTTTCTCGGGGACTAA
- a CDS encoding ATP-dependent Clp protease proteolytic subunit, whose amino-acid sequence MAFQMPTSRYVLPQFLEETSFGTKQIDPYGKLFEERIVFLGTQVDDTSANDIMAQLLVLESQDPDRDITMYINSPGGSFTALMAIYDTMQYVRPDVQTVCLGQAASAAAVILAAGAPGKRAALPNSRVLIHQPATEGTRGQVSDLEIQAAEIERMRRLMEETLAHHTGRTAEQVRIDTDRDKILTAQDAVEYGIIDQVFDYRKLNG is encoded by the coding sequence ATGGCTTTCCAGATGCCCACTTCCCGCTACGTGCTGCCGCAGTTCTTGGAGGAGACCAGCTTCGGCACCAAGCAGATTGACCCGTACGGCAAGCTCTTCGAAGAGCGCATTGTCTTCCTGGGCACCCAGGTGGACGACACGTCTGCGAACGACATCATGGCGCAGCTGCTGGTGCTGGAGTCCCAGGACCCGGACCGCGACATCACGATGTACATTAACTCCCCGGGCGGCTCTTTCACCGCGCTGATGGCGATCTACGACACGATGCAGTACGTCCGCCCAGATGTCCAGACCGTGTGCCTGGGCCAGGCTGCGTCCGCCGCCGCCGTGATTCTGGCTGCCGGTGCGCCGGGTAAGCGCGCAGCGCTGCCGAACTCCCGCGTGCTGATCCACCAGCCGGCCACCGAGGGCACCCGCGGCCAGGTTTCTGACCTGGAGATTCAGGCGGCTGAGATCGAGCGCATGCGCCGCCTGATGGAGGAGACCCTGGCGCACCACACCGGCCGCACCGCTGAGCAGGTCCGCATTGACACGGACCGCGACAAGATCCTCACCGCTCAGGACGCGGTTGAGTACGGCATCATCGACCAGGTCTTCGACTACCGCAAGCTCAACGGCTAA
- a CDS encoding ATP-dependent Clp protease proteolytic subunit, with protein sequence MTSPNGMNLGDSVYERLLRERIIFLGQEVDDEIANKLCAQILLLSAEDPTRDISLYINSPGGSVTAGMAIYDTMRYSPCDIATYGMGLAASMGQFLLSGGTKGKRYALPHARIMMHQPSAGVGGTAADIAIQAKQFAQTKREMAELIAEHTGQSFEQITKDSDRDRWFTAQEAKEYGIVDHVIEEAAQAGEHSIGD encoded by the coding sequence ATGACATCGCCGAACGGCATGAACCTGGGTGACTCGGTGTACGAGCGCCTGCTGCGCGAGCGCATTATTTTCCTGGGCCAGGAGGTTGACGATGAAATCGCCAACAAGCTGTGCGCCCAGATCCTGCTGTTGAGCGCGGAGGACCCGACCCGGGACATCTCGCTCTACATCAACTCGCCGGGCGGCTCCGTGACCGCCGGTATGGCGATCTATGACACGATGCGTTACTCCCCGTGCGACATTGCCACCTACGGCATGGGCTTGGCCGCCTCCATGGGCCAGTTCCTGTTGTCCGGCGGCACGAAGGGCAAGCGCTACGCGCTGCCGCACGCGCGGATTATGATGCACCAGCCGTCCGCAGGCGTGGGCGGCACCGCCGCAGACATTGCCATCCAGGCGAAGCAGTTCGCGCAAACCAAGCGCGAGATGGCGGAGCTGATCGCGGAGCACACTGGCCAGAGCTTCGAGCAGATCACCAAGGACTCTGACCGCGACCGCTGGTTCACCGCCCAGGAGGCGAAGGAATACGGCATCGTCGACCACGTCATCGAAGAGGCCGCCCAGGCCGGCGAGCACTCGATCGGCGACTAA
- the tig gene encoding trigger factor → MKTSVDKISDTRVKLNVSVPFDELGKEIDQAYAAISQQVTIPGFRRGKAPRQLIDARFGRGPILEQVVNDMLPTRYEQALAEHELNPLGQPKIDITKLEDNDVVEFVAEFDVRPEITVPDFSAISVTVPALKIDEDAVDAELDNLRARFGELKDTGRKLKKDDFAVLDILVEIDGEKIEDASTEGLTYQVGSDDLIPGLDKAIKGLKTGEEAEFTTTIEQGEHKGEEATVKVTVQQTKERKLPELDDDFAQLASEFDTVEELRENTRTMLEEDKKAQQAADIRDEVLKAALAQVEFALPESIVDEQVHTQQHQLLGQFAHDEAALAQLLEAQGTTREEFDKQTREQAEESVRTQLFLDAIAEQEEPEVSQEELTDHILFTAQSYGMDPAQFVSQLQQSGQIANLFSDVRRGKALAAAISRTTVTDDEGNSVDPNEYFGEIDEDVEETTEVEAEAPVEADAVEAEADAVEAEAAEAPAEADEQ, encoded by the coding sequence GTGAAGACTTCCGTCGATAAGATCAGCGACACTCGGGTCAAGCTCAACGTCTCTGTCCCGTTCGACGAGCTGGGCAAGGAAATCGACCAGGCGTACGCCGCTATTTCTCAGCAGGTCACCATCCCCGGCTTCCGTCGCGGTAAGGCTCCGCGCCAGCTTATCGACGCTCGTTTTGGCCGTGGCCCGATCCTCGAGCAGGTGGTCAACGACATGCTGCCTACCCGCTACGAGCAGGCGCTTGCAGAGCACGAGCTGAACCCGCTCGGCCAGCCGAAGATTGACATCACCAAGCTCGAGGACAACGACGTTGTCGAGTTCGTGGCTGAGTTCGACGTCCGCCCGGAGATCACCGTGCCGGACTTCTCCGCCATCTCCGTGACCGTGCCGGCCCTCAAGATCGACGAGGATGCGGTTGACGCTGAGCTGGACAACCTGCGTGCACGCTTCGGCGAGCTGAAGGACACCGGCCGCAAGTTGAAGAAGGACGACTTCGCAGTCCTGGACATCCTGGTTGAGATTGACGGCGAGAAGATCGAGGACGCTTCCACCGAGGGCCTGACCTACCAGGTCGGTTCGGATGACCTGATCCCGGGCCTGGACAAGGCCATCAAGGGCCTGAAGACGGGCGAAGAGGCCGAGTTCACCACCACCATCGAGCAGGGCGAGCACAAGGGCGAGGAGGCCACCGTCAAGGTGACGGTCCAGCAGACCAAGGAGCGCAAGCTGCCTGAGCTGGACGATGATTTCGCACAGCTGGCTTCCGAGTTCGACACCGTCGAGGAGCTGCGCGAGAACACCCGCACCATGCTCGAAGAGGACAAGAAGGCGCAGCAGGCTGCGGACATCCGCGATGAGGTGCTGAAGGCAGCCCTCGCACAGGTCGAGTTCGCGCTGCCGGAGTCCATCGTGGATGAGCAGGTGCACACCCAGCAGCACCAGCTGCTCGGCCAGTTCGCGCACGACGAGGCTGCGCTGGCCCAGCTGCTCGAGGCACAGGGCACCACCCGCGAGGAGTTTGACAAGCAGACCCGCGAGCAGGCTGAGGAGTCCGTGCGCACCCAGCTGTTCCTGGATGCTATCGCCGAGCAGGAGGAGCCGGAGGTTTCCCAGGAGGAGCTGACCGACCACATCCTGTTCACCGCGCAGTCCTACGGCATGGATCCGGCACAGTTCGTGTCCCAGCTGCAGCAGTCCGGCCAGATTGCCAACCTGTTCTCCGACGTGCGCCGCGGCAAGGCTCTTGCAGCCGCCATCTCCCGCACCACCGTAACGGACGACGAAGGCAATTCCGTCGACCCGAACGAGTACTTCGGCGAGATCGATGAGGACGTCGAGGAGACCACCGAGGTCGAGGCCGAGGCCCCGGTCGAGGCTGACGCCGTTGAGGCAGAGGCTGACGCCGTCGAGGCTGAGGCAGCTGAGGCGCCGGCAGAGGCTGACGAGCAGTAA
- a CDS encoding DUF1542 domain-containing protein, producing MNLLLLLALCGGLYFLFSAGGSGGSRKQIAQREQLQLDDALADAKRWTDRLGSQVLNLSGTDAASSQAMADASERFNAASAGLADARTVKQAMLARESALEGLHYVNAAREIMGLPAGPQLPELEGQRQAGRVTEERTVRQEDGTVVTASPRATEQTPHYYPGGVVAGRPVPAGWYSTAWWAPAMMTGMWAASSMMFYSAMFAGMAGTPSAAEFEAGNFGDGMGDMGAGDMGDMGAGDMGGGDFGGDFGGDLGGGGFDFGGFDF from the coding sequence ATGAACCTTCTTCTCCTCCTCGCCCTCTGCGGCGGCCTGTACTTCCTCTTCTCCGCGGGCGGCTCCGGCGGCTCCCGGAAGCAGATCGCGCAGCGGGAGCAGCTGCAGCTTGACGACGCGTTGGCGGACGCCAAGCGTTGGACCGACCGCCTGGGTTCCCAGGTGCTGAACCTCTCCGGCACCGATGCCGCGTCGAGCCAGGCCATGGCAGATGCGTCCGAGCGCTTCAACGCCGCATCTGCGGGCCTGGCCGACGCCCGCACCGTCAAGCAGGCAATGCTGGCGCGCGAGTCCGCGTTGGAGGGTCTGCACTACGTCAACGCGGCCCGCGAGATCATGGGTCTACCGGCCGGCCCGCAGCTGCCGGAGCTGGAGGGCCAGCGCCAGGCCGGCCGCGTGACCGAGGAGCGCACCGTGCGCCAAGAGGACGGCACGGTAGTGACCGCGTCGCCGCGCGCGACGGAGCAGACGCCGCACTACTACCCGGGCGGCGTGGTAGCAGGCCGCCCGGTCCCGGCCGGCTGGTACTCCACCGCGTGGTGGGCGCCGGCGATGATGACCGGCATGTGGGCCGCCAGCTCCATGATGTTCTACTCCGCCATGTTCGCCGGCATGGCGGGCACCCCGTCCGCGGCAGAGTTTGAGGCCGGCAATTTCGGCGACGGCATGGGCGACATGGGCGCTGGCGATATGGGGGATATGGGTGCCGGCGACATGGGCGGCGGTGACTTCGGGGGCGATTTCGGCGGCGACCTTGGGGGCGGCGGGTTCGACTTCGGGGGCTTCGACTTTTAA
- a CDS encoding N-formylglutamate amidohydrolase → MYSYLTIDEGAQDCPVILHVPHASRYIPEEVAADFVATPEQVEVELDRVTDVGTDTLAAAAREQSGARSFSVVNGLSRLVADPGRFYSQRDSMDASGRGAVYTRMADGGLLRPLGFDDASLKATYFHPYNDAMAKLVGDRLRETGAAVIVDIHSYNNQPEEYRIHAGKLLPDVCIGTHSVHSPAILTDTAARIFTEAGFKVERNTPFTGVYIPMEYEMNARVLGIMFEVRDDLLEPGSEAASRAAAALAEVIRAAEEIAGMEMGRPH, encoded by the coding sequence ATGTACTCCTACCTCACCATCGACGAGGGCGCGCAGGACTGCCCCGTGATTTTGCACGTTCCGCACGCATCCCGTTACATCCCCGAAGAGGTGGCGGCCGACTTCGTTGCCACGCCGGAGCAGGTCGAGGTGGAGTTGGACCGCGTGACCGACGTGGGCACCGACACCCTCGCCGCGGCGGCGCGCGAGCAGTCTGGGGCCCGCAGCTTCAGCGTGGTTAACGGGCTTTCCCGCCTAGTGGCGGACCCGGGCCGCTTCTACAGCCAGCGCGATTCCATGGACGCCTCCGGCCGCGGGGCGGTCTACACCCGCATGGCCGACGGCGGCCTGCTTCGCCCGCTGGGCTTCGATGATGCGTCGCTGAAGGCCACCTACTTCCACCCGTACAACGATGCGATGGCCAAATTGGTAGGCGACCGCCTGCGCGAGACCGGCGCGGCCGTGATTGTGGACATCCACTCCTATAACAACCAGCCGGAGGAGTACCGGATCCACGCGGGCAAGCTGCTGCCCGACGTCTGCATTGGCACCCACTCCGTCCACTCCCCGGCAATCCTGACCGACACCGCGGCCCGCATCTTCACCGAGGCAGGGTTCAAAGTGGAGCGCAACACCCCGTTCACCGGCGTGTACATCCCCATGGAGTACGAGATGAACGCCCGCGTGCTGGGCATCATGTTCGAGGTGCGCGACGATTTGCTGGAGCCGGGCAGCGAGGCGGCGTCGCGCGCCGCCGCGGCGCTCGCGGAGGTCATTCGCGCCGCCGAGGAGATCGCGGGCATGGAGATGGGCCGCCCGCACTAG
- a CDS encoding glycosyltransferase has protein sequence MTGLHIGIYAHHHGSGHIQRCREIQRALARLGHTATILSTDPSADVTLADDAGHGHYGRAMTAGGTLHYAPYGNEGLRSRFSTIASWTNDNAPDAFYVDVSVEVGVFIRLMGVPVIAHAMPGLRDDAPHQLGYAQADALIAAWPDWVPVPDFLTAHADRLHAVGGISRLTPLLGIERDPRHVVVMAGKGGSTWEPEDWEAVQRACPDYTFTFLTGDNRVEDPTELLQRAGVVVTAGGQNSIADIAVTGAPAILLPQPRPFIEQKRNALTLKEAGLALVPDTFPDASEWPALLAEAAALNPDWSRWQTEGAADRAAKVIEGVAKEPSSSKIALVTLANANRAAHLTHQVNLKPEGTDHITVALADADVLRKAVPKSHVVELGGDGTNLAAARNLAARTAIERGAETIIFLDADCVASGDLVTHYVRALAEHPDAVVAGPVTYMKEGELRTVRPDPHPARPNPAPGELVLADDYNLFWSLSFALTAETWRRIEREFGGFDTAYAGYGGEDTDFAWQLREHGFELYWVGGAHAFHQWHPVSSPPWEHLDDILANAATFHAKWGQWPMEGWLRAFEEAGAIALIDGTWQAKTLQQP, from the coding sequence GTGACCGGCTTGCACATCGGCATCTACGCCCACCACCACGGCTCCGGCCACATCCAGCGCTGCCGCGAGATCCAGAGAGCGCTGGCCCGCCTCGGCCACACCGCCACCATCCTCTCCACGGACCCGAGCGCGGACGTCACCCTCGCCGACGACGCCGGCCACGGCCACTACGGCCGCGCCATGACGGCGGGCGGCACCCTCCACTACGCCCCGTACGGCAACGAGGGGCTCCGCTCCCGCTTTTCGACGATCGCTTCCTGGACCAACGACAACGCCCCCGACGCTTTCTACGTCGACGTGTCTGTGGAAGTAGGTGTGTTCATCCGGTTGATGGGTGTGCCCGTGATCGCCCATGCCATGCCGGGGCTTCGCGACGACGCCCCGCACCAACTGGGTTACGCCCAGGCGGACGCGCTGATCGCCGCATGGCCCGACTGGGTGCCGGTGCCGGATTTTTTGACGGCGCATGCTGATCGCCTCCACGCCGTCGGCGGCATTTCGCGCCTTACCCCGCTGCTCGGCATCGAGCGCGACCCGCGCCACGTAGTGGTAATGGCCGGCAAGGGCGGCTCCACATGGGAGCCGGAGGACTGGGAGGCCGTCCAGCGCGCCTGCCCGGACTACACGTTCACGTTCCTCACCGGCGACAACCGGGTGGAGGACCCGACGGAGCTGCTCCAGCGCGCCGGTGTGGTGGTGACGGCGGGCGGGCAGAACTCCATCGCGGACATCGCCGTCACCGGCGCACCTGCCATCTTGCTGCCGCAGCCGCGCCCCTTCATTGAACAGAAGCGCAACGCGCTCACCCTCAAGGAGGCCGGCTTGGCGCTGGTGCCGGACACGTTCCCGGACGCCAGCGAGTGGCCGGCGCTCCTCGCCGAGGCGGCCGCACTCAACCCGGACTGGTCCCGCTGGCAAACCGAGGGCGCGGCAGACCGGGCGGCGAAGGTGATCGAGGGGGTTGCTAAGGAGCCGTCGTCAAGCAAGATTGCCCTGGTTACGCTGGCAAACGCCAACCGTGCGGCGCACTTGACGCACCAGGTGAACCTGAAGCCGGAGGGCACGGACCACATCACCGTGGCGCTGGCGGACGCGGATGTGCTGCGCAAGGCGGTGCCGAAGAGCCACGTGGTGGAGCTGGGCGGGGACGGCACGAACCTGGCCGCGGCCCGCAACCTCGCCGCGCGCACCGCGATCGAGCGCGGCGCGGAGACCATCATCTTCCTCGACGCGGACTGCGTGGCCTCCGGCGACCTGGTCACGCACTACGTGCGCGCGCTCGCCGAACACCCCGACGCCGTGGTGGCGGGCCCAGTGACGTACATGAAGGAAGGCGAGCTGCGCACCGTGCGCCCCGACCCGCACCCGGCGCGCCCCAACCCCGCGCCGGGCGAGCTGGTGCTGGCCGACGATTACAACCTGTTCTGGTCGCTTTCCTTCGCCCTGACCGCGGAGACGTGGCGGCGCATCGAGCGCGAGTTCGGCGGCTTCGACACCGCGTACGCGGGCTACGGCGGGGAGGACACCGATTTCGCCTGGCAGCTGCGCGAACACGGCTTTGAGCTGTACTGGGTCGGCGGCGCGCACGCGTTCCACCAGTGGCACCCGGTGAGCTCCCCGCCGTGGGAGCACCTGGACGACATCCTGGCCAACGCCGCCACGTTCCACGCGAAATGGGGGCAGTGGCCGATGGAGGGCTGGCTGCGTGCGTTCGAGGAGGCCGGGGCAATCGCGCTTATCGACGGCACTTGGCAAGCGAAAACTCTCCAGCAGCCCTAA
- a CDS encoding glycosyltransferase, whose product MAQDERLKIAFIGPARYPVREPYAGGLEAFCHTMVSALRGLGHEVHFFAAAGSDGNDKSFELPGVDWGDHLDDATDTTYPEGGKEREDAAFVQLRELLAQGRYDVVHNNSLNPRIFPESADAAPLPMVTTLHTPQVDELQDAITNAGPRAGRFVAVSHTTAEDWDLPVDSLVIPNGVNVTTWQPGPGGTRAVWFGRLVPEKGAHMAMDACRAAGIELVLAGRNGDHHYFREEIAPRLAPGVAEWRGEMSHAELRTLVANCQVAVVSPRWEEPFGLVAFEAMACGTPVAAFDRGGMGELLRHAPVALAPPDDIEALAAAIHRARGIDRAAVRDWVVSNHSLTQTARTYVELYREVHASYLREV is encoded by the coding sequence ATGGCGCAGGACGAGCGCCTGAAGATCGCGTTCATCGGCCCGGCGCGCTACCCAGTGCGCGAGCCCTACGCAGGCGGGCTGGAGGCGTTTTGCCACACCATGGTGAGCGCACTTCGCGGCTTAGGCCACGAAGTGCACTTCTTCGCCGCGGCCGGCTCGGACGGCAACGACAAGAGCTTTGAGCTCCCCGGCGTGGACTGGGGCGACCACCTGGATGACGCGACGGACACCACGTACCCGGAGGGCGGCAAGGAGCGTGAAGACGCGGCTTTTGTGCAGCTCCGCGAACTGCTGGCGCAGGGCAGGTACGACGTGGTGCACAACAACAGCCTGAACCCGCGCATCTTCCCGGAGAGCGCAGACGCGGCGCCGCTGCCGATGGTGACCACGCTGCACACCCCGCAGGTGGATGAACTGCAGGACGCGATCACGAACGCCGGCCCGCGCGCCGGGCGCTTTGTGGCCGTGAGCCACACCACCGCAGAGGATTGGGATCTGCCGGTGGATTCGCTTGTGATCCCGAACGGCGTGAACGTGACCACGTGGCAGCCGGGCCCGGGCGGCACACGCGCGGTGTGGTTCGGCCGCCTCGTGCCGGAGAAAGGCGCGCACATGGCCATGGACGCGTGCCGCGCCGCCGGGATCGAGCTGGTGCTTGCAGGCCGCAACGGGGACCACCACTACTTCCGCGAGGAGATCGCCCCGCGCCTCGCACCCGGTGTTGCCGAATGGCGCGGCGAGATGTCCCACGCGGAGCTGCGCACCCTGGTGGCGAATTGCCAGGTGGCGGTGGTCAGCCCGCGCTGGGAGGAGCCGTTCGGCCTGGTGGCGTTTGAGGCGATGGCGTGCGGCACCCCGGTAGCGGCGTTTGACCGCGGCGGCATGGGGGAGCTTTTGCGCCACGCACCTGTTGCGCTCGCCCCGCCGGACGACATCGAGGCGCTAGCCGCCGCCATCCACCGCGCCCGCGGCATCGACCGCGCGGCGGTGCGTGACTGGGTGGTGTCCAACCATTCGCTGACCCAAACGGCGCGCACCTACGTCGAGCTTTACCGTGAGGTGCACGCGAGCTACCTGCGGGAGGTTTAG
- a CDS encoding glycosyltransferase codes for MNFNRRAVRVLSIPAEHPYTQAIRPAGVAYLPDPDIDGNWWPHPAFTAKYWRELDPAQRPDILHVHFGFEHFTTAEISAMVAELPVPLVVTVHDIDNPHLEDQRDHHARLKVLVDAAAATLTLTDCAAAALREDFGVGEVNVVKHPRIAAVPAVEKRGERAAVFVKSLRGNVVADAQFYRDIAAEVPLDVYVHDVPATEDLREGLDGVENLALHVHEPFGDAELHAAVARAGACVLPYTRGTHSGWLEMCRDHGTPVAVPDIGCYAGQADTPEAVAVYPACDGRAAGRAAKDLVARGGVAYHGDREAQLREVQAVHARVYSEVLGSAR; via the coding sequence GTGAACTTCAACCGTCGCGCCGTGCGGGTCCTCTCGATCCCGGCAGAACACCCCTATACGCAGGCAATTCGCCCTGCTGGCGTGGCGTATCTCCCGGACCCGGACATTGACGGTAACTGGTGGCCGCACCCCGCGTTCACCGCGAAATATTGGCGCGAGCTGGATCCCGCCCAGCGCCCCGACATCCTGCACGTCCACTTCGGCTTCGAGCACTTTACGACGGCTGAGATCAGCGCCATGGTCGCCGAGCTTCCGGTGCCGCTTGTGGTGACGGTGCACGACATTGACAACCCGCACCTGGAAGACCAGCGCGACCACCATGCGCGCCTGAAGGTGCTGGTGGACGCCGCGGCAGCAACGCTCACGCTCACGGACTGTGCGGCGGCCGCGTTGCGGGAGGACTTCGGGGTGGGTGAAGTGAACGTCGTCAAGCATCCGCGAATTGCTGCGGTGCCGGCGGTGGAGAAGCGCGGCGAGCGTGCGGCGGTGTTTGTGAAGTCCTTGCGCGGCAACGTGGTGGCGGACGCGCAGTTCTACCGCGACATTGCAGCAGAGGTGCCGCTGGATGTGTACGTGCACGATGTGCCTGCGACCGAGGACCTGCGAGAGGGGCTGGACGGCGTGGAGAACCTCGCGCTGCACGTGCACGAGCCGTTCGGCGACGCGGAGCTGCACGCAGCGGTGGCGCGCGCCGGCGCGTGCGTGCTGCCGTACACGCGCGGGACGCATTCCGGATGGTTGGAGATGTGCCGGGACCACGGCACGCCCGTCGCAGTGCCGGATATCGGCTGCTACGCGGGCCAGGCGGACACGCCTGAGGCGGTTGCCGTGTACCCTGCGTGCGACGGGCGCGCGGCGGGCCGCGCAGCGAAAGACCTGGTTGCGCGCGGCGGCGTGGCCTACCACGGGGACCGCGAGGCGCAGCTGCGCGAGGTCCAGGCCGTGCACGCGCGCGTGTACTCCGAGGTTCTCGGGAGCGCACGATGA
- a CDS encoding WcbI family polysaccharide biosynthesis putative acetyltransferase gives MPILTVVGNCQAESTRRLLMSTGEFESERIKPIHEIEPADLGWFTDLLARTDVLVTQPIRNDYRGVPVGTAQMCEHLPRGARHVVVPVMRFDGLMPYHAIIRNPQDTSENPPVVPYHDLRILAAAARGLDAPVRPEASDEALRRAAAMSVEQISIRERAHGSVVVSDYLATAPLWHTINHPDNATLAVLATRVLRALGIDADPALPDYEMLGQLDAPVDMAAAEALGVADRPGLTARDAWRDRSSGLIDASEIAHAQLEYYRARPHVVEHGLVRHAERIANLGLLEVPA, from the coding sequence ATGCCAATCCTCACGGTTGTAGGCAATTGCCAGGCCGAATCCACGCGCCGGCTGCTCATGTCCACCGGCGAATTCGAGTCCGAACGCATCAAACCGATCCACGAGATCGAACCCGCCGACCTCGGCTGGTTCACCGATCTCCTTGCGCGCACCGACGTGCTGGTCACCCAGCCGATCCGCAACGATTACCGCGGCGTGCCGGTGGGCACCGCGCAGATGTGCGAGCACCTCCCCCGCGGCGCGCGGCACGTGGTGGTGCCGGTCATGCGTTTCGACGGGCTCATGCCCTACCACGCCATCATCCGCAACCCGCAGGACACGTCGGAAAACCCGCCTGTGGTGCCGTACCACGACCTGCGGATCCTCGCCGCCGCCGCGCGCGGGCTGGACGCACCGGTGCGCCCGGAGGCCTCGGACGAGGCGCTGCGCCGCGCCGCCGCGATGTCCGTGGAGCAGATCAGCATCCGCGAGCGCGCGCACGGTTCCGTGGTGGTGTCCGACTACCTGGCCACCGCGCCGCTGTGGCACACCATCAACCATCCGGACAACGCCACGCTGGCCGTCCTGGCCACGCGTGTGCTGCGCGCGCTGGGCATCGATGCGGACCCCGCGCTGCCGGATTACGAGATGCTGGGCCAGCTCGACGCGCCCGTGGACATGGCCGCGGCCGAGGCGCTGGGCGTTGCGGACCGCCCCGGGCTCACCGCGCGCGACGCGTGGCGCGACAGGAGCTCCGGGCTTATCGACGCTTCCGAGATCGCCCACGCCCAACTGGAGTACTACCGCGCCCGGCCCCACGTGGTGGAGCACGGCCTGGTGCGCCACGCTGAGCGCATTGCAAACCTGGGCTTGCTGGAGGTACCGGCATGA
- a CDS encoding glycosyltransferase family 1 protein, giving the protein MIHLIVGPAGHGVTAYALQLADALGAGDDAVVREETFTDAPLPDAPIHVAFTDHLFGTGPDASVEKLLARVGARPLSVSFHDVPQPEEGEARYARRSGAYRRLAAAADVVGVNSQHEARFFEGFDPAVIRLPIPVIQSRFAPEPGTVGVLGFLYPGKGHEDLIAALDGSGRRLRFLGSVSKGHEAWAEELSRHAEITGWLTDAQMAEEMGRIEVPVCAHRHFSASGSLMTWLGAGRTVLAKDSDYTREIDAWLPGRITLVSGDWRSAVEAFEPEVLAPPSYGWADVASEWEDAWHSAGLM; this is encoded by the coding sequence ATGATCCACCTGATCGTTGGGCCCGCGGGCCACGGCGTGACCGCGTACGCGCTGCAGCTCGCGGATGCGCTGGGCGCGGGCGACGACGCTGTGGTGCGGGAGGAGACGTTCACCGACGCGCCGCTGCCGGACGCGCCGATCCACGTGGCGTTTACGGACCATCTGTTTGGAACGGGCCCGGATGCGTCCGTCGAAAAGCTGCTTGCCCGGGTGGGAGCGCGGCCGCTGTCCGTGAGCTTCCACGACGTGCCGCAGCCGGAAGAGGGCGAGGCGCGCTATGCCCGGCGCTCGGGCGCGTACCGGCGCTTGGCTGCGGCGGCGGACGTGGTAGGCGTGAACTCGCAGCATGAGGCGCGGTTCTTCGAGGGGTTCGACCCGGCGGTGATTCGCCTGCCGATTCCGGTGATCCAGTCCCGCTTTGCCCCGGAGCCCGGGACCGTCGGCGTGCTCGGGTTCCTCTACCCCGGCAAAGGGCACGAGGACCTGATTGCGGCGCTTGATGGCAGCGGGCGGCGGCTGCGCTTCCTCGGCTCCGTGTCAAAGGGGCACGAGGCGTGGGCGGAGGAGCTTTCGCGCCACGCGGAGATCACCGGTTGGCTCACCGATGCGCAGATGGCCGAGGAGATGGGCCGCATCGAGGTGCCCGTGTGCGCCCACCGGCACTTTTCCGCGTCCGGGTCGCTGATGACGTGGCTGGGCGCCGGCCGTACCGTGCTGGCCAAAGATTCGGACTACACCCGCGAGATCGACGCGTGGTTGCCCGGCCGCATCACCCTAGTCAGCGGCGATTGGCGCAGCGCCGTGGAGGCTTTTGAACCCGAAGTTTTGGCTCCGCCGAGCTACGGCTGGGCCGACGTCGCGAGCGAATGGGAGGACGCATGGCATTCCGCTGGCCTGATGTAA